A window of the Branchiostoma floridae strain S238N-H82 chromosome 12, Bfl_VNyyK, whole genome shotgun sequence genome harbors these coding sequences:
- the LOC118427175 gene encoding uncharacterized protein LOC118427175 has protein sequence MEEKHKVLLLAKRLEITSDLRFGYIRRRLLDSGILNGENLDEIENQQTREDQAKSLLDILPTRGPNAFAVFRDALKHRYPHLARILNAKGQQGPPEAPRVFIIHAGEDKESVVRPLVATLQQQGLAEKDIFFDDVSIKPGEVIRDRIISTLSSQSLELAVVVVSTAFLNKPYWPKLEYETCLKNNKRIFPIWVDANEDKFKAFSELVGKYSPTLKQMSARRVQRDDVTDELTNIAAEVVQRLSTLRSATPSPAAIQTLVYLTPSNSPSPSDSGSSDEETRPKDQDMQAAGVSDEQWVEDRLKDEKARQLDLLGKLGSIQLGLLKEAEGFLSKEETEKQAKEVLSQLLKSGIDILKTKMGCAILHLLPTNQSSLDSFWTAYRSGQLSVVFTGRLITDEMRTLAGQDLAIRVIMLEEQYQQWSEYFKAGDTTQTVQEFQSLTMTPAASWTPPAVSASTWEGYAEEYLPDDTEQVKLLLDSAWRDPVVELVVLIPFFWPHIITYWLERNQRFPRTLTELLHYSLCKHFARQTGIVSEQQCASFSESIAESLISLGSKGLGSIVERNCREIDLSADDRNSIDREVFGLLKLTETKRHTFVNTFLHDYCVALYIKNALDRMTDVDTTVLKQLVQNAGRMPLVCFFVSGLLSDRAGDFLSALVNDGEFSSPFEKVETCLIALAETNHVQSLYLCIESVFDGNVLDVSSENILSLLFSSAAIRFINQSHVVRSVRLCDRSKLEKEESTILSKLEAKPDEESVWLGGDLWSDVSDRKFILLLLQCIPLLSAVKKAGSKSEEPIMSKIPLQRLTITMWSSDTINDSQLFQLTQAMKRMVSLTYLYLGCNHVHDDLVHHISPRTKYCSTSKLTTSPVMMLMSILPRLACLQDLRLRECSFLSATEASVMCDSIKGSWSLVKLNITVLPIEWNDAMGAAIGKLFLKLPNLNDLVISNGCSESCTALSHAVKHLDALKKLQKLEIHVEMSDDEAKALAVSLQHSERLEKFQLRNCGINDTRCTAIAQAFVNMGSLETLDLGFNKISLFGAKSLAAHVGNLVCLEDLDMSHNKLSDDGVILIAEAFHKMKSVTRLRLSSNDISDKGGTVLMGQIGFLTNVRYIDLHHNKLTDAVAQLVVDTVTGMEGLWHVELRYNCFSDDGVDILKQHRHIRSDDQHPEWYLHRRERRKLFHKGTRGQTSISLSKPFAPYGVESDES, from the exons CCTTTGGTCGCCACGCTACAACAACAAGGGTTGGCGGAGAAGGACATATTTTTCGATGACGTTTCCATCAAACCAGGCGAAGTCATTCGGGACAGAATAATCTCGACCTtatcaagtcaaagtttagAACTTGCTGTCGTTGTCGTAAGCACAGCATTCCTGAACAAACCCTACTGGCCTAAACTGGAGTACGAAACGTGTCTGAAAAATAACAAACGGATATTCCCGATTTGGGTCGATGCTAACGAGGACAAATTCAAGGCCTTTAGTGAGTTAGTCGGGAAATACTCTCCCACACTGAAACAGATGAGTGCAAGACGTGTACAGAGAGATGATGTTACTGACGAGCTGACAAACATCGCTGCAGAAGTCGTTCAGCGACTTTCTACGTTGAGAAGTGCCACACCTTCGCCTGCAG CAATCCAAACACTTGTGTACTTGACACCCTCGAATTCTCCATCACCAAGCGATTCTGGATCATCGGACGAAGAAACCAGACCCAAAGACCAAGACATGCAAGCGGCAGGTGTCAGTGACGAACAATGGGTAGAGGACAGACTCAAGGATGAAAAGGCGAGGCAGTTAGATTTACTCGGCAAATTGGGAAGCATCCAGCTAGGTCTGTTGAAGGAAGCAGAAGGGTTTCTGTCCAAGGAAGAGACAGAAAAGCAGGCGAAAGAGGTTCTGTCACAATTACTTAAATCAGGGATAGATATTCTTAAAACCAAGATGGGTTGTGCAATCCTTCACCTTCtcccaaccaatcaatcatctTTGGACTCGTTCTGGACAGCTTACAGGTCTGGACAGCTCAGTGTCGTCTTTACAGGCCGACTTATCACTGATGAGATGCGAACACTTGCCGGCCAAGACTTGGCAATACGGGTCATCATGCTGGAAGAGCAGTACCAGCAATGGTCAGAATATTTCAAAGCAGGAG ACACGACACAGACAGTCCAGGAGTTTCAGAGTCTCACCATGACACCTGCAGCTTCCTGGACGCCCCCTGCTGTGAGCGCTTCCACGTGGGAAGGCTATGCGGAAGAGTATCTACCTGATGACACTGAGCAGGTTAAACTACTGTTAGACAGTGCCTGGAGAGATCCTGTAGTAGAGCTTGTTGTACTGATCCCTTTCTTCTGGCCACATATCATCACCTATTGGTTAGAGAGAAACCAAAGATTCCCCCGAACCCTCACAGAGCTCTTGCATTATTCTCTATGCAAACATTTTGCAAGACAAACTGGTATTGTTTCAGAACAACAATGTGCTTCTTTTTCTGAATCAATAGCTGAATCCCTGATATCGTTAGGATCAAAGGGGCTGGGCAGCATTGTGGAAAGGAACTGTAGGGAGATAGATCTTAGTGCAGATGACAGAAATAGTATTGACCGTGAAGTCTTTGGCCTGCTCAAACTGACTGAAACTAAAAGGCACACCTTTGTTAACACGTTCCTACATGACTACTGTGTAGCACTGTACATCAAGAATGCTTTAGACAGAATGACAGACGTAGACACGACTGTACTTAAGCAACTGGTACAGAATGCAGGTAGGATGccacttgtttgtttcttcgtgAGTGGGCTTTTAAGTGACAGGGCTGGTGACTTTCTGTCAGCTTTGGTAAATGATGGCGAGTTTAGTAGCCCATTTGAGAAGGTAGAGACTTGCTTGATAGCATTGGCAGAGACAAATCATGTACAGAGTTTGTATCTTTGTATTGAATCTGTCTTTGACGGAAATGTTTTGGATGTTTCTTCGGAAAATATCCTCTCCCTGTTGTTCTCCTCAGCAGCTATCAGATTTATCAACCAGTCTCATGTGGTTCGGTCAGTCCGCCTTTGTGATCGAAGCAAACTGGAAAAAGAGGAGTCAACGATTTTGAGCAAATTGGAAGCTAAACCAGATGAAGAGTCTGTTTGGTTGGGCGGTGATTTGTGGTCTGATGTCTCTGACAGAAAGTTCATTCTGTTACTCCTGCAGTGTATCCCTCTGTTGTCTGCAGTGAAGAAAGCAGGAAGTAAAAGTGAAGAACCAATTATGTCTAAAATCCCTCTACAAAGACTTACCATTACAATGTGGTCTTCAGACACAATCAACGATAGTCAGCTGTTTCAGCTGACACAAGCTATGAAGCGTATGGTTTCTCTCACGTATCTGTACCTGGGGTGTAACCATGTTCATGACGATCTTGTCCACCACATTTCTCCACGTACAAAATACTGCAGTACATCCAAACTAACAACTAGTCCAGTAATGATGCTAATGTCAATCCTGCCCCGTCTTGCCTGTTTGCAGGACCTAAGATTGAGAGAATGTAGTTTTCTATCAGCTACTGAAGCCAGTGTCATGTGTGACAGCATCAAGGGCTCATGGTCGTTGGTCAAGCTAAATATAACTGTGCTGCCGATTGAATGGAATGATGCGATGGGTGCAGCAATAGGAAAGCTCTTCCTTAAGCTACCTAATTTAAATGACCTTGTTATAAGTAATGGTTGTAGTGAATCATGCACAGCTCTTTCACATGCTGTGAAGCACCTTGATGCACttaaaaagttacaaaaactagaaatacatgtagaaatgtcCGATGATGAGGCAAAGGCACTCGCCGTCAGTCTTCAACATTCAGAACGTCTTGAGAAGTTTCAATTGAGGAACTGTGGAATAAACGACACAAGATGCACTGCCATAGCTCAGGCATTTGTAAACATGGGGTCACTGGAAACATTAGATCTAGGGTTTAACAAGATTTCTTTGTTTGGTGCAAAATCATTGGCAGCCCATGTTGGTAATCTGGTCTGTTTGGAAGACCTTGATATGAGTCATAACAAGTTGTCAGATGATGGGGTCATTTTGATTGCAGAGGCTTTTCACAAGATGAAGTCAGTGACACGACTCCGTCTGTCTTCCAATGATATTTCTGATAAAGGGGGTACAGTTCTGATGGGACAGATAGGTTTCCTCACAAACGTACGTTACATAGACTTGCATCATAACAAGTTGACTGATGCTGTTGCCCAGCTTGTAGTTGATACTGTGACGGGAATGGAGGGGCTATGGCATGTTGAGCTCAGGTACAATTGCTTCAGTGATGATGGTGTTGACATACTGAAACAACATCGTCACATTCGGTCTGATGATCAACATCCAGAATGGTACTTACacaggagagagagaaggaagcTGTTTCATAAGGGGACTAGGGGTCAGACAAGTATAAGTTTATCCAAGCCCTTTGCACCATACGGAGTAGAGAGTGATGAAAGTTAA